One window of the Triticum dicoccoides isolate Atlit2015 ecotype Zavitan chromosome 3B, WEW_v2.0, whole genome shotgun sequence genome contains the following:
- the LOC119282172 gene encoding ribosomal protein S7, mitochondrial-like, producing the protein MGDFDGEQKELIKKLVNFRMIDGKRTRVRAIVYKTFHRLARTERDVIKLMVDAVDNIKPICEVVKVGVAGTIDDVPGIVARDCQQTLAIRWILGAAFKRRISYRISLEKCSFAEILDAYRKRGISRKRRENLHGLASTNRSFAHFRWW; encoded by the coding sequence ATGGGGGACTTTGATGGTGAGCAAAAAGAATTGATCAAGAAATTGGTAAACTTTCGCATGATCGATGGTAAAAGAACGAGAGTTCGTGCTATTGTTTATAAAACTTTTCACCGCCTAGCTCGAACTGAACGCGATGTAATAAAACTTATGGTTGACGCCGTAGATAATATAAAGCCAATATGCGAAGTGGTCAAAGTAGGAGTGGCAGGTACTATTGATGATGTTCCTGGGATTGTAGCCAGGGATTGTCAACAAACCTTAGCTATTCGTTGGATCCTTGGAGCAGCTTTCAAACGACGTATAAGCTACAGGATAAGCTTAGAGAAATGTTCATTTGCTGAGATACTAGATGCTTACCGAAAGAGGGGAATTTCACGTAAGAGAAGGGAGAATCTTCATGGACTGGCTTCCACCAATCGGAGTTTCGCGCATTTCAGATGGTGGTAA